A genomic segment from Nodularia sphaerocarpa UHCC 0038 encodes:
- the ppsA gene encoding phosphoenolpyruvate synthase, whose product MVTVSQNTLTQTNKARSLILWFDEVGITDIPLVGGKNASLGEMIQELTPQGVNVPTGFATTAYAYRYFIESAGLEAKLREVFADLDVEDVKNLQVRGKKARSLLMHTPFPVDLRDAIASAYLKLCEQYNTDTDVAVRSSATAEDLPDASFAGQQESYLNVVGVQGVLAACHRCFASIFTDRAISYRHTKGFDHFSIALAVGVQKMVRSDLATSGVMFSIDTETGFKDAALITAAYGLGENVVQGTINPDEYYVFKPTLKTGFRPIINKKLGSKELKMIYDDGSKFTKNVAVSPIEQSKFALSDAEILQLAHWACLIEDHYSQTHGHYSPMDIEWAKDGITNQLFVVQARPETVQSQKKGNVLQNYRFLNTEAVKSIHPLVTGCAVGEAISQGKVHLILDVNKIDQFQAGDVLVTERTDPDWEPIMKRASAIVTNSGGRTCHAAIIARELGVPAIVGCSNGTEVLKTGQEVTISCAEGEEGKVYPGLLPFEIKEVLLENLPRTRTQILMNVGNPQEALSLSAIPNDGVGLARTEFIIANQIQIHPMALIHYDKLEDKFVKAKINQITALYDDKPQYFVDKLSQGIGRIAAAFYPKPVIVRMSDFKSNEYANLLGGQQFEPKEENPMLGWRGAARYYDPGYQEAFALECESIKRVREEMGLTNVIPMIPFCRTPDEGRMVLAEMAKNDLQQGVNDLQVYVMCELPNNVIMAEEFAEVFDGFSIGSNDLTQLTLGIDRDSALVARLFDERSQGVKRMVKMAIEAAKKHHRKIGICGQAPSDYPEFAQFLVEQGIDSISLNPDSVLKTMLEIAKVEENS is encoded by the coding sequence ATGGTTACGGTATCTCAAAACACATTGACTCAAACTAATAAAGCGCGATCGCTTATTCTCTGGTTTGATGAAGTTGGTATTACTGATATCCCGCTAGTTGGGGGGAAAAATGCCTCACTAGGGGAAATGATTCAAGAGTTGACACCCCAAGGCGTTAACGTTCCCACAGGATTTGCTACCACGGCTTATGCTTATCGGTATTTCATCGAGTCGGCTGGTTTAGAAGCCAAGTTACGCGAAGTTTTTGCGGATCTAGATGTTGAGGATGTGAAAAATTTGCAGGTACGGGGCAAAAAAGCGCGATCGCTACTGATGCACACACCCTTTCCTGTAGACTTACGGGATGCGATCGCCTCAGCATATCTCAAACTCTGCGAACAATACAACACAGATACAGATGTCGCAGTCCGTTCCAGCGCCACAGCAGAAGACCTCCCCGACGCAAGTTTTGCAGGACAGCAAGAAAGTTACTTAAACGTCGTCGGAGTCCAAGGAGTTTTAGCAGCTTGTCATCGTTGCTTTGCATCCATATTCACAGACCGCGCCATTTCCTATCGCCACACCAAAGGATTTGATCACTTTAGCATTGCCCTAGCCGTCGGCGTACAAAAAATGGTGCGTTCTGACTTAGCCACATCTGGAGTCATGTTCTCCATAGACACCGAAACCGGATTTAAAGATGCAGCACTAATTACAGCCGCTTACGGTTTAGGCGAAAACGTAGTTCAAGGAACCATTAACCCCGATGAATACTATGTTTTCAAGCCCACATTAAAAACAGGTTTCCGCCCCATCATTAATAAAAAATTGGGCAGCAAAGAACTGAAAATGATCTATGATGATGGCTCAAAATTCACCAAAAATGTCGCCGTCTCCCCCATAGAACAAAGTAAATTTGCTCTGAGTGATGCAGAAATTTTACAACTAGCACATTGGGCTTGTTTAATAGAAGACCATTATTCCCAAACCCACGGACATTACTCCCCAATGGATATCGAGTGGGCGAAAGACGGAATTACCAATCAACTTTTTGTAGTCCAAGCCCGTCCCGAAACAGTCCAGTCGCAGAAAAAAGGAAACGTCTTGCAAAATTATCGTTTCCTGAACACAGAAGCAGTCAAATCCATTCATCCCCTAGTCACCGGTTGCGCTGTGGGAGAAGCAATTAGTCAAGGTAAAGTACATCTAATTTTAGATGTGAATAAAATCGACCAATTCCAAGCCGGCGATGTGTTGGTAACAGAAAGAACAGACCCCGACTGGGAACCGATAATGAAACGCGCCAGCGCCATTGTCACCAACTCCGGGGGTCGCACCTGTCACGCGGCGATTATTGCGCGAGAATTGGGAGTACCAGCAATTGTCGGCTGTAGTAATGGGACAGAAGTCTTAAAAACTGGTCAAGAGGTGACAATTTCTTGCGCTGAGGGGGAAGAAGGCAAAGTTTATCCTGGTTTATTACCCTTTGAAATTAAAGAAGTTCTCCTAGAAAACTTACCCCGCACCCGTACCCAAATTTTAATGAATGTGGGAAATCCCCAAGAAGCATTGAGTTTATCTGCAATTCCCAATGATGGCGTAGGTTTAGCCCGCACAGAATTTATCATCGCCAACCAAATTCAAATTCATCCAATGGCGTTGATTCACTACGATAAGTTAGAAGATAAATTTGTCAAAGCCAAAATTAATCAAATTACCGCCCTTTACGACGATAAACCCCAATATTTTGTCGATAAATTATCCCAAGGTATAGGCAGAATTGCGGCGGCTTTTTATCCTAAGCCAGTAATTGTCAGAATGTCCGATTTCAAAAGTAATGAATATGCTAATCTTTTAGGTGGTCAGCAATTTGAACCCAAAGAAGAAAACCCCATGTTGGGTTGGCGTGGCGCAGCGCGTTACTATGATCCAGGATATCAAGAAGCTTTTGCCTTAGAGTGTGAATCTATCAAACGAGTTCGTGAAGAAATGGGTTTAACGAACGTTATCCCGATGATTCCCTTCTGTCGCACTCCCGATGAAGGGCGGATGGTGTTAGCAGAAATGGCAAAAAATGATTTACAACAGGGTGTAAACGACTTGCAAGTTTATGTTATGTGCGAGTTACCCAATAATGTCATTATGGCTGAAGAATTTGCCGAGGTTTTTGATGGCTTCTCCATTGGTTCCAATGACTTAACTCAACTAACATTAGGCATAGATAGAGATTCAGCCTTGGTGGCGCGGTTATTTGATGAACGCAGTCAGGGTGTCAAACGCATGGTGAAAATGGCCATAGAAGCTGCGAAAAAACATCACCGCAAAATCGGTATTTGTGGACAAGCACCCAGCGATTACCCAGAATTTGCCCAGTTTTTAGTAGAACAGGGAATTGATTCTATTAGTCTGAATCCAGATTCTGTCTTAAAAACCATGCTGGAAATTGCCAAAGTGGAGGAAAATAGCTAG
- a CDS encoding ABC transporter ATP-binding protein/permease: MSTTTPQPQRLDPQLWQKFLKVAKPYWFSEQKWKARGLLGLLLVLALAVNAINVGISFIFRNIDTSLATFPQTKDASIFWRFITLYAGLLVIGTPIVVMYGYLQDKLGLQWREWLTNHFLDKYFQNRAYYQINFNQKIDNPDQRIAEDIRSFTRTSLSFTLLILTSIITLISFTGVLLSISVSLSVALVIYAILGTVVTAWIGQRLIGINYNQLKREADFRYGLIHVRDNAESIAFYQGETEEILQLKQRFIRAIVNFDLLINWQRNLGFFTTSYNYFVSALPYLVIAPIYFAGQTDFGTFTQAAIAFSQIFRALSVVVGQFENLTAFAAGIERMGDLDEVLETTDQHQPGMRTIDVTEASEIELRSVTLLTPNYERTLVRDLPFRLQSGEGLVIVGNSGSGKSSLLRAIAGLWNAGTGQILRPPLSEMMFLPQRPYMVLGSLRSQLLYPNPDNDMLESKMRHVLEEVNLAELPERVGGFEIELDWANVLSLGEQQRLAFARLLLSMPSYVILDEATSALDLANEKNLYQQLKAQGTTLISVGHRPSLLQYHEYVLELDGSSNWRLLPMEEYTVDLNAFS, from the coding sequence ATGAGTACAACAACACCTCAGCCTCAACGATTAGACCCCCAATTGTGGCAGAAATTTCTCAAGGTTGCCAAACCCTACTGGTTTTCTGAACAAAAATGGAAAGCGAGGGGATTACTAGGACTTTTGCTAGTCTTGGCATTAGCCGTTAATGCGATTAATGTCGGTATTAGCTTTATTTTCCGTAATATTGATACATCTCTGGCAACTTTTCCCCAAACTAAAGATGCATCAATCTTTTGGCGCTTCATCACCTTGTATGCTGGGTTGTTAGTCATTGGTACTCCCATTGTCGTCATGTATGGTTATCTGCAAGACAAATTGGGATTGCAATGGCGGGAGTGGTTGACAAACCATTTTCTCGATAAATATTTCCAAAATCGGGCTTATTACCAGATTAATTTTAATCAAAAAATTGATAACCCAGACCAGCGAATTGCTGAAGATATTCGGTCATTTACTCGCACCAGCTTATCTTTTACGCTGCTGATTCTGACCTCAATTATTACTTTAATCTCTTTTACTGGAGTTTTATTATCTATTTCTGTTTCTTTATCAGTGGCGCTGGTAATCTATGCAATTCTGGGGACAGTGGTAACGGCTTGGATTGGTCAACGATTAATTGGCATTAACTATAATCAACTTAAACGGGAAGCTGATTTTCGTTATGGACTAATTCATGTGCGAGATAATGCCGAATCTATTGCTTTTTATCAAGGTGAAACTGAAGAAATACTTCAGCTAAAACAACGTTTTATTCGAGCAATTGTCAACTTTGATTTATTGATAAATTGGCAACGTAATTTAGGGTTTTTTACGACTAGCTATAACTATTTTGTTTCCGCACTTCCTTACTTGGTGATTGCACCTATTTACTTTGCGGGTCAGACTGATTTTGGCACATTTACTCAAGCTGCGATCGCCTTCAGTCAAATTTTTAGAGCTTTATCTGTGGTAGTGGGTCAGTTTGAAAATTTAACGGCTTTCGCCGCCGGTATTGAACGGATGGGCGACTTAGACGAGGTTCTGGAAACCACAGACCAACACCAGCCAGGAATGAGGACTATTGATGTCACAGAAGCTTCTGAAATTGAATTGCGTAGTGTCACCTTATTGACTCCCAACTATGAACGCACCTTGGTTCGGGATCTACCATTCAGGTTACAGTCAGGAGAAGGTTTAGTCATTGTCGGGAACAGTGGTAGTGGTAAGAGTTCTTTATTAAGAGCGATCGCCGGATTATGGAATGCGGGTACTGGTCAAATTCTCCGCCCTCCTTTGTCAGAAATGATGTTTTTACCCCAACGTCCTTATATGGTATTGGGTTCGCTGCGGAGTCAGTTACTCTACCCCAATCCTGACAATGATATGCTCGAAAGCAAAATGCGCCATGTCTTAGAAGAGGTAAACTTGGCAGAGTTACCAGAACGAGTTGGTGGCTTTGAAATCGAGTTAGACTGGGCTAATGTTCTCTCTTTAGGGGAACAACAGCGCTTGGCTTTTGCACGACTGCTGCTGAGTATGCCTAGCTATGTCATCCTAGATGAAGCTACCAGTGCGCTGGATTTAGCTAATGAAAAGAATCTATATCAACAACTGAAAGCTCAAGGAACTACATTAATTAGTGTGGGACATCGCCCCAGTTTGTTGCAGTACCATGAGTACGTGTTAGAACTCGATGGTAGCTCTAATTGGCGGTTGTTACCGATGGAGGAATATACTGTTGATTTGAATGCTTTTAGCTAA
- a CDS encoding NUDIX hydrolase: protein MKQSEQWQVQNRFLELRSKWLTVIGENLQDNQGQILEYWRVEKADSVVILPIQNNYMILPPPSYRPGVGELTLDFPGGRVGDGESPEVAVSAILLRELGIRENHITKISALNTQGWLVNSSFSNQKLYGFVAEIEPNLEIDPEYIGAIYPINITGVNDLLNHLHCLQCRAVFMQWWLSEQELIQEKAD from the coding sequence ATGAAACAATCAGAGCAGTGGCAAGTTCAGAATCGCTTTTTGGAATTACGCTCAAAATGGCTGACTGTGATTGGTGAAAATCTACAAGACAATCAGGGTCAAATATTAGAATATTGGCGGGTTGAAAAAGCTGATTCAGTTGTAATATTACCTATTCAGAATAATTATATGATTCTCCCACCGCCTAGTTATCGTCCTGGAGTCGGGGAATTAACCCTGGACTTTCCTGGTGGTCGTGTGGGCGATGGTGAATCTCCAGAAGTTGCAGTTTCAGCTATTCTGTTGCGGGAACTGGGAATTAGGGAAAATCATATTACCAAAATTTCAGCCCTGAATACTCAAGGGTGGTTGGTGAATAGTTCTTTCTCTAATCAGAAACTTTATGGTTTTGTAGCTGAAATTGAACCTAATCTGGAAATTGATCCAGAATATATTGGTGCAATTTACCCAATCAATATCACTGGTGTTAATGATTTACTTAACCATCTTCATTGTTTACAATGTCGTGCTGTTTTTATGCAGTGGTGGTTAAGTGAACAAGAACTTATTCAGGAGAAAGCAGATTAA
- a CDS encoding dolichyl-phosphate-mannose--protein mannosyltransferase yields MTKKWFQIGLLTIFILSLALRFWGLERFNTLVFDEVYFAKFGNNYLTNTPFFNAHPPLSQYIIGIGIWIGSHLPFGQDTVNELTGSVRSPWSYRWLNALTGSFIPVVVAAIAYQLNHRYRFALLAGLFTACDGFFLVESRYALNNIYIVIFGLLGQWFLLLALNNQNQQRTWWLVLAGINFGASAATKWNGLWFLLGAYFIWIAAYLIRGIQSFPNTPILFTSPGTIIRQSQIFLSAWYRKWFNINKTSPEVVVQTPLQNLTQINIVQMLFYLGIIPAIVYSIIWIPHLQLDRRYGFIAVHQKILSFHLQMGGNSADVHPYCAAWYKWPLMTRPMAYYYQTAESVNQPLSILQPPLPAGTGKIIYDVHAMGNPFLWWFGVAAMLFLAAMLVLQLVIPWFKQKHFSLPANLAVDTWIALYLVLNYAANLLPWVKVTRCVFMYHYMCAVVFVFLAIAWFVDYCLSSYYRQIRAVGVTITFMIIAAFIFWMPLYLGLPLSPESYKIRMWFNTWI; encoded by the coding sequence ATGACTAAAAAGTGGTTTCAAATTGGGTTATTAACTATCTTTATCCTCTCACTAGCCTTACGGTTTTGGGGATTAGAGCGATTTAACACTCTAGTATTTGATGAAGTTTACTTTGCCAAATTTGGTAATAACTATCTCACAAACACACCATTTTTTAATGCTCATCCGCCCCTGAGTCAATATATCATTGGCATTGGCATCTGGATTGGTAGTCATCTTCCCTTTGGGCAAGATACAGTAAATGAACTCACAGGTTCAGTGCGATCGCCTTGGAGTTATCGTTGGTTAAATGCCCTCACTGGCTCATTTATTCCTGTAGTTGTCGCTGCTATTGCCTATCAATTAAATCATCGTTATCGCTTTGCTTTACTTGCAGGTTTATTTACAGCTTGTGATGGTTTCTTTTTAGTTGAATCGCGATATGCTTTAAATAATATTTATATTGTCATCTTTGGTTTATTAGGGCAATGGTTTTTACTATTAGCATTAAATAACCAAAATCAACAACGTACTTGGTGGTTAGTTCTAGCTGGGATAAATTTTGGTGCATCAGCCGCCACTAAATGGAATGGCTTATGGTTTTTGTTAGGTGCGTATTTTATTTGGATAGCAGCTTATCTAATTCGGGGAATCCAATCTTTTCCTAATACCCCAATTCTGTTCACATCCCCAGGAACAATCATCAGACAAAGCCAGATATTTTTGAGTGCTTGGTATCGTAAATGGTTTAATATCAATAAAACATCCCCAGAAGTTGTAGTTCAGACACCACTACAAAATCTGACACAAATCAATATTGTGCAAATGCTGTTTTATCTGGGAATTATCCCAGCAATAGTCTACAGCATCATCTGGATTCCGCATCTCCAGTTAGATAGAAGATATGGATTTATAGCAGTACATCAGAAAATTTTAAGTTTTCATCTCCAGATGGGGGGAAACAGTGCCGATGTGCATCCTTACTGTGCCGCATGGTATAAATGGCCATTAATGACTCGACCAATGGCTTATTATTATCAAACGGCTGAGAGTGTTAATCAACCATTGTCTATATTACAGCCTCCTTTACCTGCTGGAACAGGGAAAATTATTTATGATGTCCACGCAATGGGAAATCCGTTTTTGTGGTGGTTTGGTGTCGCTGCTATGTTGTTTTTAGCAGCGATGCTGGTATTACAACTGGTGATTCCTTGGTTTAAACAAAAGCATTTTTCTTTACCTGCAAATCTTGCTGTTGATACTTGGATTGCCTTATACTTGGTTTTAAATTATGCAGCTAATTTATTACCTTGGGTAAAAGTCACAAGATGCGTTTTTATGTACCACTATATGTGTGCTGTGGTATTTGTATTTTTAGCGATCGCATGGTTTGTAGATTATTGTCTTAGTAGTTATTACCGACAAATTCGGGCAGTAGGTGTCACCATAACATTCATGATTATTGCTGCCTTCATTTTTTGGATGCCGCTATATTTGGGTTTACCACTATCCCCAGAAAGTTACAAAATCCGAATGTGGTTTAACACCTGGATATAA
- a CDS encoding serine/threonine protein kinase — MIGKLLDNRYQIIRVLAQGGFGQTYIAHDTRRPGNPVCVVKHLKPTTSDPRVFETAKRLFNSEAETLENLGHHDQIPRLLAYFDENQEFYLVQEFIAGQTLAEELIPGQRWTESQVIQLLQGVLEILQFVHAQGVIHRDIKPDNIIRRACDQKLVLVDFGAVKQLRLPMVTVGGQPTATVAIGTPGYMPTEQGQGKPRPNSDIYSLGIIAIQALTGVPAVELQEDPNTGELLWQHLAQVNYRLAAVLTKMVHYHFKDRYQSVTEALQACINTTNAVFTPATPPEISHHQHYQPTRSLSQVSPQKTVAVAPANPVAAKPARVQSHKIDPWPFLIGLFLASGAAALATNVYPNVRNLAGNFTGNQTAANNCLAVVAGNSNVRSEPSSINSDNILRKIGDNTGFEVTGKRTKRGWVEVKINSGGLAWAHLDVITNNEQWVSCLRDKGIAINTVDDRNLITARPIPQPKPQPTPEPQPTPEPVETPNPSESSDQSQKIIAQAKQKYESGDLRGAIALMRSIPGHASSGFKETVAMINQWQKDWAKAEELFNDINKAIDNGEWDKVLDYKNHAEKFPNTQYWRNKIQPLFQQADENLTKQASPAVDNQHQSQPEIPNAEKASATEEAGEQGAGSRGE, encoded by the coding sequence ATGATCGGCAAGCTACTAGACAATCGTTACCAAATTATTCGAGTCCTGGCTCAAGGGGGATTTGGTCAAACCTATATTGCCCACGATACCAGACGACCGGGCAACCCTGTCTGCGTTGTCAAGCACCTCAAGCCTACAACTTCTGACCCCAGAGTTTTTGAGACAGCCAAGCGTTTATTTAACAGCGAAGCTGAAACCTTAGAAAATTTAGGACATCATGACCAGATACCCCGGCTACTGGCTTACTTTGATGAAAACCAAGAATTTTATTTAGTCCAAGAATTTATTGCCGGACAGACCCTAGCGGAGGAACTCATCCCCGGTCAGCGTTGGACTGAAAGCCAAGTTATTCAACTGTTGCAAGGAGTTTTAGAAATCCTACAGTTTGTTCATGCACAAGGCGTAATTCACCGCGATATTAAGCCAGATAACATTATCCGTCGCGCCTGTGATCAGAAATTAGTTTTAGTAGATTTTGGGGCGGTTAAGCAGTTAAGATTACCAATGGTAACAGTTGGCGGCCAACCTACAGCTACAGTTGCCATTGGGACTCCCGGCTATATGCCAACCGAACAAGGGCAAGGTAAACCCCGCCCCAACAGTGACATTTATTCCCTGGGCATTATTGCGATTCAAGCGCTAACAGGAGTACCAGCAGTCGAATTACAAGAAGACCCCAATACTGGAGAACTCCTCTGGCAGCATTTAGCACAAGTCAACTATCGGTTGGCAGCTGTGTTAACCAAAATGGTGCATTATCATTTCAAAGACCGCTACCAAAGCGTTACAGAAGCACTGCAAGCTTGTATAAACACGACTAATGCGGTATTTACACCTGCCACACCGCCAGAAATCTCTCACCATCAGCACTACCAACCCACTAGGTCTTTATCTCAAGTATCCCCACAGAAAACTGTTGCAGTAGCGCCAGCAAATCCTGTTGCGGCCAAACCAGCCCGTGTACAATCTCATAAAATCGACCCCTGGCCGTTCTTAATTGGTTTATTTTTGGCAAGTGGGGCGGCGGCTTTAGCAACAAATGTATATCCAAATGTGAGGAATTTAGCTGGGAATTTTACGGGTAATCAGACAGCAGCGAACAACTGCTTGGCTGTGGTGGCTGGTAATTCTAATGTTCGTTCTGAACCTAGCTCGATTAATTCTGATAATATTTTACGAAAAATTGGTGATAATACTGGGTTTGAGGTGACTGGCAAGCGCACAAAAAGGGGTTGGGTAGAAGTTAAAATTAACTCTGGTGGTTTGGCTTGGGCGCACCTAGACGTAATTACCAATAATGAACAGTGGGTTTCTTGCCTACGAGACAAAGGCATTGCTATTAATACAGTAGATGATCGTAATTTGATTACCGCTCGACCGATTCCTCAGCCTAAACCACAACCTACGCCAGAACCACAACCTACGCCAGAACCAGTAGAGACACCAAATCCATCAGAGTCTAGTGATCAGAGTCAAAAAATTATAGCACAAGCCAAACAGAAGTATGAATCAGGAGATTTGCGAGGAGCGATCGCTTTAATGCGGTCTATTCCTGGTCATGCTTCTTCTGGCTTTAAAGAGACAGTGGCCATGATTAATCAATGGCAAAAAGATTGGGCTAAGGCCGAGGAGTTATTTAATGATATCAACAAGGCAATAGACAATGGTGAATGGGACAAAGTTTTAGATTATAAAAATCATGCCGAAAAGTTTCCCAATACTCAATACTGGCGGAACAAAATACAACCCTTATTTCAACAAGCCGATGAAAATTTGACAAAACAGGCATCACCTGCTGTAGATAATCAGCATCAGTCCCAACCAGAAATTCCCAATGCTGAAAAAGCATCAGCAACAGAAGAGGCAGGGGAGCAGGGAGCAGGGAGCAGGGGGGAGTAA
- a CDS encoding heterocyst differentiation related protein: MSESMAFIGGVAVAGLAALVMLRGADSPLQSNFAVSSPQMPANLALPMMPPQTPMYPPYGVNPYYPNPNQPSAQANPEQRVEMERLNMQLERLKSDNEQLRAQNQQLQFQYQNWNNQQMQLAQQNSQKLAAPEVLKPETENPWWSSPIIWAVGGATLTIGGGVVVAGVLALFSPRQRPTRTVQVMHPYHGGTPPLAPVRRAEFLPSSRMEARRVEAPEYDDMH; the protein is encoded by the coding sequence ATGAGTGAGAGTATGGCATTTATCGGCGGAGTCGCCGTAGCTGGGCTGGCTGCGCTTGTAATGCTCAGGGGCGCAGATAGTCCCTTGCAAAGTAATTTCGCTGTTTCTTCGCCGCAGATGCCGGCTAATCTAGCCCTGCCGATGATGCCGCCGCAAACCCCAATGTATCCGCCTTACGGGGTGAATCCATATTATCCTAATCCTAATCAACCCTCTGCCCAGGCTAATCCAGAGCAGCGTGTGGAAATGGAACGGCTGAATATGCAGTTGGAACGGTTAAAAAGCGATAATGAGCAGCTTAGAGCGCAAAACCAACAACTCCAGTTCCAATACCAAAATTGGAACAACCAGCAGATGCAATTAGCCCAACAAAATAGCCAAAAACTTGCTGCACCAGAAGTATTAAAGCCTGAAACTGAAAATCCTTGGTGGTCTTCACCGATCATTTGGGCTGTAGGAGGCGCAACTCTCACCATTGGCGGTGGTGTTGTAGTCGCTGGTGTATTGGCTTTATTTTCACCACGGCAGCGTCCTACCCGTACAGTACAAGTAATGCATCCTTACCACGGTGGCACGCCGCCTTTAGCTCCTGTACGTCGCGCTGAATTTTTGCCTTCTTCTCGGATGGAAGCAAGACGAGTGGAAGCCCCAGAATATGACGATATGCATTAA
- the trpA gene encoding tryptophan synthase subunit alpha: MTAISDCFKTLGRNRECALIPFITAGDPDLATTAAALQVLDTHGADIIELGVPYSDPLADGPVIQAAATRALQRGTKLEQVLEMLQATTPSLRSPIILFTYYNPILYRGVDKFLEQIAAAGVSGLVVPDLPLEEAAGLLKPASEMGIDLTLLVAPTSSAQRIEAIARSSQGFIYLVSVTGVTGMRTQMESRVSDLLQEIRSFTEKPIGVGFGISEAAQARQVREWGADAAIVGSAFVKRLAEGTPEEGLKAIAEFCQSLKDAIKTSDSSTNTQLAHNEKVD; encoded by the coding sequence ATGACTGCGATTTCTGATTGTTTTAAGACCTTGGGACGAAATCGAGAATGCGCTCTGATTCCGTTTATTACTGCTGGAGATCCAGATTTAGCGACGACAGCAGCAGCGTTGCAGGTTCTGGATACTCATGGAGCCGATATTATTGAACTCGGTGTTCCTTATTCCGATCCTCTAGCTGATGGACCAGTGATTCAGGCGGCTGCTACCCGCGCTTTGCAACGAGGAACTAAGTTAGAACAGGTGTTGGAAATGTTGCAAGCTACTACTCCTAGTTTGCGATCGCCTATAATCCTGTTTACTTACTACAATCCTATTTTGTACCGGGGCGTTGACAAGTTTCTGGAACAAATTGCGGCGGCTGGGGTATCAGGCTTAGTAGTCCCGGATTTACCTCTAGAGGAAGCAGCAGGCTTGCTCAAACCAGCTAGTGAAATGGGGATAGATTTAACTTTGTTGGTGGCTCCTACGAGTTCAGCGCAACGGATAGAAGCGATCGCTCGTTCTTCCCAAGGATTTATTTATTTGGTGAGTGTGACTGGTGTTACCGGGATGCGAACTCAAATGGAATCACGAGTCTCAGATTTACTCCAGGAAATTCGTAGTTTTACTGAAAAACCTATTGGAGTCGGCTTTGGCATCTCCGAGGCTGCACAAGCTCGTCAAGTCAGAGAATGGGGAGCAGATGCGGCCATTGTGGGTAGTGCCTTTGTCAAACGTCTAGCAGAGGGTACACCAGAAGAGGGACTAAAGGCGATCGCTGAATTTTGTCAAAGTCTCAAGGATGCCATTAAGACCAGTGACAGCAGCACAAATACTCAACTTGCTCACAACGAGAAAGTTGATTAA
- a CDS encoding DUF3007 family protein — MRRIDAIGIGLGVFIAGGLGYVGLQLVGLDAQQAGIWSQVLLVSGLLGWLASYIFRAVGNKMTYHEQREQYEKAFLQKRLDELSPEELAKIQDQIAQEEQSQV; from the coding sequence ATGCGACGCATTGACGCTATTGGAATTGGCTTGGGTGTATTTATTGCTGGTGGTTTGGGATATGTAGGTTTACAGCTAGTGGGTTTAGATGCTCAACAAGCTGGAATCTGGAGCCAAGTCTTACTGGTCAGTGGCTTGCTGGGCTGGTTAGCTTCTTACATATTCCGCGCGGTGGGAAATAAAATGACCTACCATGAACAACGGGAACAGTATGAAAAAGCGTTTCTGCAAAAACGGCTGGATGAACTTAGTCCCGAAGAACTAGCAAAAATTCAAGACCAAATCGCACAAGAAGAACAAAGTCAAGTGTAA
- the ndhL gene encoding NAD(P)H-quinone oxidoreductase subunit L: MIVALLYLALAGAYLLVIPIAVMLYLKQRWYVASSIERTVMYFMVFFFLPGLLVLSPFVNLRPRPRQIEV, from the coding sequence ATGATTGTAGCCCTGCTGTATCTGGCTCTGGCTGGAGCTTACCTGTTAGTAATCCCTATTGCTGTTATGCTGTACCTCAAGCAGCGCTGGTATGTAGCTAGCTCCATTGAGCGGACTGTGATGTATTTTATGGTGTTTTTCTTCTTGCCAGGGTTGTTAGTTTTATCACCTTTTGTGAATCTTCGACCCCGGCCACGACAAATTGAAGTGTAA